In Nocardia sp. BMG111209, a genomic segment contains:
- a CDS encoding beta-ketoacyl-ACP synthase 3 — translation MPGQAGISMIGSYRPERVVTTEELASELGVEEDWIITRTGILERRFANSRETVTYMATAAAHSALKAVDMDAREIDVVILTTSTFLAQTPAGAAIVAAELGCHRPGAFDISAGCAGYAHGIGQAAALVNSGQAENVLVIGSEKMSNNVEPGDRSVLPIFGDGAGAAIVNSSSAGHIRRTVWGSLGEYSDMIRQETSWEQFRANPDRNSQPYVKMNGTEVFRWATTAVPGIVAEVAAAAGVTLDDIEVFVPHQANARIIDAVARRLGWDDGSVVVADDVRRAGNTSAAALPLAIEDLVMSGRAEPGQLTLQVSFGAGLSYAGQVFELPPVAEAA, via the coding sequence ATGCCAGGACAAGCCGGCATCTCCATGATTGGAAGTTACCGCCCCGAGAGGGTCGTGACCACCGAGGAATTAGCCTCCGAATTGGGGGTCGAAGAAGATTGGATTATCACGCGCACCGGAATCCTGGAGCGCCGTTTCGCCAATAGCCGGGAGACCGTGACCTATATGGCGACGGCCGCGGCGCATTCGGCGCTGAAAGCTGTCGACATGGATGCGCGCGAAATCGACGTCGTGATTCTCACGACGTCGACTTTCCTGGCCCAGACGCCGGCCGGCGCGGCCATCGTGGCCGCCGAACTCGGCTGTCACCGGCCCGGTGCGTTCGATATTTCCGCGGGTTGCGCCGGATATGCCCACGGGATCGGCCAGGCCGCGGCGCTGGTCAATTCCGGGCAGGCCGAGAACGTGCTGGTCATCGGCTCGGAGAAGATGAGCAACAACGTCGAGCCGGGCGATCGGTCGGTACTGCCGATCTTCGGCGACGGCGCCGGTGCGGCGATCGTCAACTCGAGTAGTGCGGGACATATTCGCCGGACGGTGTGGGGCAGTCTCGGCGAATATTCCGACATGATTCGGCAGGAGACGTCCTGGGAGCAGTTCCGGGCGAACCCGGACCGCAATTCGCAGCCCTACGTGAAGATGAACGGCACCGAGGTCTTCCGCTGGGCGACCACCGCGGTTCCGGGGATCGTCGCCGAGGTCGCGGCCGCGGCGGGCGTCACGCTCGACGACATCGAGGTGTTCGTCCCGCACCAGGCCAACGCCCGCATCATCGATGCGGTGGCGCGCCGGCTCGGCTGGGACGACGGCTCGGTCGTGGTCGCCGACGACGTCCGGCGCGCGGGCAACACCTCCGCCGCCGCACTGCCGCTGGCCATCGAGGATCTGGTCATGTCCGGCCGGGCCGAACCCGGGCAGCTCACCCTGCAGGTCTCGTTCGGAGCCGGGCTCTCCTACGCGGGCCAGGTGTTCGAGCTGCCGCCGGTGGCCGAGGCGGCGTAG
- a CDS encoding AvrD family protein, translating into MSATSFSSYDEPLGPRAGRYFGDGYQKVEQELSGLQLQRSNQPGARHSGTGRLRYPADWSRKRGGELVPHVSSVDTLTLAAAMCDAALTHTRDLGPDEAAHSWVRHATVRAGAAPHEDLDNIPVEIEVTSVSEDEDATGGRSDRTDSETTFKFRVGALTGTLTFAHVQGSGPVDLPGVDHADSLAAIFGPQPHHFLHGLKRHSLSATDLVIDEAATRITGRQQITLDGDRRYSGAESAHPDSSSIVDIVVGAAQLSQILLYRLDDLDRARSNTLWMRKLEISASGPDRPTAAPFDGTAEVRRVSIVNRGGQRWRSADMLIKEFNGMVGSCLLAHQLPD; encoded by the coding sequence ATGTCCGCAACCTCCTTCTCCAGCTACGACGAACCGCTCGGACCGCGCGCCGGCCGCTACTTCGGTGACGGTTATCAGAAGGTCGAGCAGGAACTGTCCGGCCTGCAGCTGCAGCGTTCCAACCAGCCCGGCGCCAGGCATTCCGGGACCGGACGGCTGCGCTACCCCGCCGACTGGTCCCGCAAGCGCGGCGGCGAACTCGTACCCCACGTGAGCAGCGTCGACACGCTGACCCTGGCCGCCGCGATGTGTGACGCGGCACTCACGCACACCCGCGATCTCGGTCCCGACGAGGCCGCGCACAGCTGGGTGCGGCACGCCACCGTCCGAGCGGGCGCCGCGCCGCACGAGGATCTCGACAACATTCCGGTCGAGATCGAGGTCACGTCGGTATCCGAGGACGAGGACGCGACCGGCGGCCGCAGCGACCGGACCGATTCGGAGACCACGTTCAAGTTCCGGGTGGGCGCGCTGACCGGCACGCTCACCTTCGCGCACGTGCAGGGTTCCGGCCCGGTCGACCTGCCCGGGGTGGACCACGCCGACTCGCTTGCGGCGATCTTCGGCCCGCAACCGCACCACTTCCTGCACGGCCTGAAGCGGCATTCCCTGTCCGCGACCGACCTGGTCATCGACGAGGCCGCCACCCGGATCACCGGCCGGCAGCAGATCACCCTCGACGGCGATCGGCGGTATTCGGGCGCGGAATCGGCCCATCCGGACTCGTCCTCGATCGTCGACATCGTGGTCGGGGCCGCGCAGCTGTCCCAGATCCTGCTCTATCGGCTGGACGATCTGGACCGCGCGCGCAGCAACACGCTGTGGATGCGCAAACTCGAGATCAGCGCGTCGGGACCGGACCGCCCGACCGCGGCGCCGTTCGACGGCACCGCCGAGGTCCGGCGGGTCTCGATCGTCAACCGCGGCGGACAGCGGTGGCGCAGCGCGGACATGCTGATCAAGGAGTTCAACGGGATGGTGGGTTCCTGTCTGCTCGCCCATCAACTGCCGGACTGA
- a CDS encoding TetR/AcrR family transcriptional regulator — MKARLSAAERREKILEAAGRAFSRGGYAGTSTDVVALEAGVSQPYVVRIFGSKSELFLEVFDRAVRALLSAFEAELAGPESATAPDVWDRLGAVYNTLVADRDVLMVLLQGFSAAAASPQVAGAARGFVSSLYNLLVTRTGCAPERAQQFIANGMLLNALLAMDAPAHAADDAGLAALSQCALGYGCGVEGDWPQLDPSGDVAVSPAVDGRADRNPPSR, encoded by the coding sequence ATGAAGGCGAGGCTCAGCGCGGCCGAACGCCGCGAGAAGATTCTCGAGGCCGCCGGCCGGGCATTTTCCAGGGGCGGTTACGCCGGTACCAGCACGGATGTGGTGGCACTGGAGGCCGGTGTTTCCCAGCCCTATGTCGTCCGGATCTTCGGAAGTAAGTCCGAACTGTTCCTGGAAGTATTCGACCGAGCGGTACGGGCGCTGCTGTCGGCGTTCGAGGCCGAACTCGCGGGGCCGGAATCGGCGACCGCGCCGGACGTCTGGGATCGGCTCGGCGCGGTGTACAACACTCTGGTCGCCGACCGGGACGTGCTCATGGTGCTGCTGCAGGGTTTCAGCGCCGCGGCGGCATCGCCGCAGGTCGCGGGGGCCGCCCGCGGCTTCGTCTCGTCGTTGTACAACCTGCTGGTGACCCGCACCGGATGCGCGCCGGAACGGGCCCAGCAGTTCATCGCCAACGGCATGCTGCTCAACGCGCTGCTCGCCATGGACGCACCCGCGCACGCCGCGGACGACGCGGGTCTGGCGGCGCTGTCGCAGTGCGCGCTCGGATACGGCTGCGGCGTCGAGGGCGACTGGCCGCAACTCGATCCGTCCGGTGACGTGGCCGTCAGTCCGGCAGTTGATGGGCGAGCAGACAGGAACCCACCATCCCGTTGA